From a region of the Candidatus Limnocylindria bacterium genome:
- a CDS encoding metallopeptidase family protein has translation MSRLRQARFARLVARALAELPAEFRDRMRNIEIVVENEPSPEQLRGDGELLGLYEGVPLTDRGAMEPYLPDRISIFRGPIERISASPRRQAEIVRDTVVHEIAHHFGISDERLGELGLGDED, from the coding sequence GTGTCACGACTGCGGCAGGCCCGCTTCGCTCGACTGGTCGCGCGGGCACTCGCCGAGCTGCCCGCGGAGTTCCGCGATCGGATGCGCAACATCGAGATCGTCGTCGAGAACGAGCCGTCGCCCGAGCAGCTGCGCGGCGACGGCGAGCTCCTCGGTCTGTACGAGGGCGTGCCTCTGACGGACCGCGGCGCGATGGAGCCCTATCTGCCCGACCGCATCAGCATCTTCCGCGGCCCGATCGAACGGATCAGCGCCTCTCCGCGGCGCCAGGCGGAGATCGTTCGCGACACCGTGGTGCACGAGATCGCGCATCACTTCGGCATCAGCGACGAGCGTCTCGGGGAGCTGGGTCTTGGCGACGAGGACTGA
- a CDS encoding phosphotransferase — protein sequence MATRTDADPAHRDFLRERFGSSARITVMRPGEWSVVYSVLTADAELVARFGAYDEDFEKDAYAARYASAALPIPPIIDWGPALGGFYAIAPRVRGEHIDGLDERRMRRVLPALFAAMDAMREVDLSASSGCGGWRADGRTSHPTWRAWLLGFLNEPATRGAAGWRELLHDVPKVLAAFEEGYARLVQMVEHCPEERALFHDDLINRNVLVEGDRITAVLDWGSSKYGDFLYDIANLVFYRPWFPAWGNIDFAAEARAHYDAIGLAVPQFAERLSCYCLRIALDGVAYSAFRKRWDEVELRARRALEIARG from the coding sequence TTGGCGACGAGGACTGACGCCGACCCGGCGCACCGAGACTTCCTGCGCGAACGCTTCGGGTCCTCCGCGCGGATCACGGTGATGCGACCAGGTGAGTGGTCCGTCGTGTATTCGGTGCTGACCGCCGACGCGGAGCTGGTCGCGCGCTTCGGCGCCTACGACGAAGACTTCGAGAAAGACGCATACGCGGCGCGCTACGCGTCAGCGGCGCTACCGATACCACCGATCATCGACTGGGGGCCGGCGCTCGGAGGCTTCTACGCGATCGCCCCGCGGGTGCGCGGTGAGCACATCGACGGTCTCGACGAGAGGCGGATGAGGCGCGTTCTTCCTGCGTTGTTCGCCGCAATGGATGCGATGCGGGAGGTCGACCTGTCCGCGTCGTCGGGCTGCGGCGGATGGCGCGCGGACGGTCGCACGAGTCATCCGACTTGGCGCGCATGGTTGCTCGGCTTTCTCAACGAGCCGGCGACGCGGGGGGCAGCTGGGTGGCGGGAGCTTCTCCACGACGTACCGAAGGTCCTTGCGGCGTTCGAAGAGGGCTACGCACGACTGGTGCAGATGGTCGAGCATTGCCCCGAGGAGCGAGCCCTCTTCCACGACGACCTCATCAACCGCAACGTTCTGGTGGAGGGCGATCGCATCACCGCCGTGCTGGACTGGGGCAGCTCGAAGTACGGCGACTTTCTCTACGACATCGCGAACCTCGTCTTCTATCGACCGTGGTTCCCAGCGTGGGGGAACATCGATTTCGCCGCCGAGGCGCGCGCGCACTACGACGCGATCGGACTCGCGGTGCCCCAGTTCGCGGAGCGGCTCTCCTGCTACTGCCTGCGGATCGCTCTCGACGGTGTGGCCTACAGCGCGTTCCGCAAACGCTGGGATGAGGTCGAGCTACGAGCGCGGCGCGCGCTGGAGATCGCCCGCGGCTAG